The stretch of DNA tgaaaaaatatctgtCTGTTTATCAgcatttttgttttatgaaCCTGAAAAAGTACCAGCTATTTTTAAGGATCTTAATGCTGATCATCAACGAATGTTTGATGCAATCAAAGAAAGTGGATTAAAATGGATTGCAGTTTTACCACCACACATTGGaggtaattattatattttatttttcttcaacacgtgtttagttaatttttaaaatattaattattattaacatgtcATTTCAGATTCTCCAAGtggaaaatacaaaattgaaCATGATAAATCACCAGGTCGTGGTGTATCCAAATATGATTTGGCTAGTTTCTTAGTTGACACTTTAGAACAATCAGAAAATTACCAAAAGGTTTGTGGTATTGCCAccccataataataattgtctttCCAATAACCTAAAggttttttctttcttttttaacaaaaataaaattaaaaacaaaataaaaataaaaaaataatgttgatttaattcgttttttttttttttttgtattcttttcaattgaaaaaatatatatttgttaaaaatttttaatcatatatgTTTTTGTAGTTATAACTTTGTTATTAATtggcaatttaatttttggaaGAGGTGGTGGCGTTGGACCTGAAGAAAATTGTCCAATTttagttgtaatttttttttcttcatcaacaatattatcagCAACATAaccacaattaaataaattaattggttCACATATTCTATaaccatttttaatataaaaaacttcttgTCCTTTTGttgctaaataaatattttttaagcctttacttaatatatattcttctGTTCCACGTAATAATGATGAACCCAAACCTTGTGATCTCCATTCATAATCAATAACAactaaatttgataaaacaaatttgttaattattaaataagatTAAATAGATTTAAGAtagttataattatcattaatttaccTGATTCAATGAAACAACTGTCACTGAGATTTGGTACAAGTGAAATTTTACAATGTCCAATAACTTTATCATTGTTTAACAATACAAGACATGTTGGAAAATTATCACATGACATTCCCAATGTTCGtaagctattaaaaaaaaaaaaaaattaattaatataattataaaaataaacaaaaaaacaattttatatatttaatttaccgtCTTGTATTGCTGGAAGGCCATTCAGCATTTATGAGATTACAACaatccaaaaataaatcagGTCGTTGATGAATTGGTACAATTTTGTAGCAActatttttcatgatatttctaaaattaaaataagccattaaaattattaaatattagagcataaataattatattaaaatattataaaaaaaaacaacaactcaCATTGTTAATGGCTcctgtttaaataaatttcaagcgTCATTccaaactttatttatttttatataaaataaatattatattattgtttataaatgcaattaaatttacatgttaatAAACCAAAATGTCACACAcacgtgtatttttttaatactgtatattttaaatactatattttataaataaatttaagaaatatattttcatatatttccATCTTActtaatacttaaaaataataatgtttttttttttttaatatatatatctgtacGTGAATTCAATtttgactttgaaaattttttgttcaaaattGGAGCACCATACTACTTTTATTAAGTTCTTGACGTCTATTTACGTCATGTCAGAGCTGTCttgttgtatataaaaaaaaataataataaaataataaaatatatatatgcacacagtcacacacacacaaaagaaaaaactatatCCCAGATACTTAGTTCTTCAGTTGTACCATTGGCGgcgtttttctatttttttttttttttttgtaaattctaACCATGATTAGTCTCTAAAAATTTGCAAgttttcaacaataacaacaacaagaacaattccaagtaatattgtttattatttgttagcacatagttaaataaaaaaaaaaaaaaaatgccaacTGATGATTCGTTGACAGCATATCAAAAAGATTCAAGAGTTGCCTGTCAATATGGTGAAAaatgttatcaaaaaaatccaGCACATCATGACAAATACAAACATCCACCAAAAATATCCAAGGTATCAGttgtcattaattattttaaatatgtattattaaacTGTTAAAcgatcattaataatataatttaatttatcaaa from Aphidius gifuensis isolate YNYX2018 linkage group LG4, ASM1490517v1, whole genome shotgun sequence encodes:
- the LOC122854794 gene encoding flavin reductase (NADPH); translation: MTKIVIFGSTGMTGLCALEHAVKKDLQVSVFVRDESKIPENIRGKVEAIVGDVTNAEQVDKAIVGQEGVVVVLGTRNNLSPTTVLSDGLKNIIASMKKNNVEKISVCLSAFLFYEPEKVPAIFKDLNADHQRMFDAIKESGLKWIAVLPPHIGDSPSGKYKIEHDKSPGRGVSKYDLASFLVDTLEQSENYQKVCGIATP
- the LOC122854793 gene encoding N-alpha-acetyltransferase 80 isoform X2: MKNSCYKIVPIHQRPDLFLDCCNLINAEWPSSNTRRLRTLGMSCDNFPTCLVLLNNDKVIGHCKISLVPNLSDSCFIESVVIDYEWRSQGLGSSLLRGTEEYILSKGLKNIYLATKGQEVFYIKNGYRICEPINLFNCGYVADNIVDEEKKITTKIGQFSSGPTPPPLPKIKLPINNKVITTKTYMIKNF
- the LOC122854793 gene encoding N-alpha-acetyltransferase 80 isoform X1; protein product: MAYFNFRNIMKNSCYKIVPIHQRPDLFLDCCNLINAEWPSSNTRRLRTLGMSCDNFPTCLVLLNNDKVIGHCKISLVPNLSDSCFIESVVIDYEWRSQGLGSSLLRGTEEYILSKGLKNIYLATKGQEVFYIKNGYRICEPINLFNCGYVADNIVDEEKKITTKIGQFSSGPTPPPLPKIKLPINNKVITTKTYMIKNF